AAGGATAACATAGTTAATCAACATGACCACAGAAACTTCTACCCGATGATTAGAATAGCCCTGGTAACCGCCTGGCTCTCATTTTTGCTATCCATGGTCGGAGCGTTGTTCTGGTATCATGATTGGGTATATCAACTTCCCACGCCGGTACCCCGAGATTACGTGCCCGTAGCAACGGGGACGAAAATCAATCTGGACCAAAAGCTGCCAAATCACGACGGGAAGCCTGTCTTACTGCATTTCTATAATCCGGATTGTCCTTGCTCGCGGTTTAATAAAAGCCACTTTCAATCGCTTGTCCGCTCTTTCAGCGGCGACGTAAGGTTTATGGTAGTGGTACTTTCTGACAAAAAATTCACTGTCGACGACATTCAGGACAAGATCGGTCTGGACATTCCGGTCAGTTTCGACCAGTCGCTCGCCACCCAATGCGGCGTGTATTCAACGCCTCAGGCTGCACTGATTGACACAGATCATAGGTTATATTATCGCGGCAATTACAACGCCAGCCGCTACTGTACGGACGAACAAACTGCTTTCGCAAAAATTGCCCTGGAAGGTCTTCTCCAAAATGAGTCGTTGCCAATCCTGGACAGGAAGGCACTTACGTCCTACGGATGCACCATGCCGGTCTGCAAAAATTAAAACCCCAATAAAATGATATTGGAAACAAGAGACGCTTCGCCCAACCAGCCGGTTGGTAATTTTCTTTCCGGGATCAAAGAGCGATCCGACCATCTGATGAATTTGTTCCTGCCCGGTTATTTCCTGATCGGCCTGATTCTGGCGGCATTTTATGACACCTGGTTTATCGCTGTTGGCGTGGGCGGAACATTACTCATTGCTTACTATTCCATCAAGTTCGCCCTGCCGAATTCCGACCTCTACCAATACGTTCTGAGTACGGCCCTGGGGATTTTTATGGCGCAGTTCATTTATCAGATGCATGGGCTGTTCGAAATGCACTTTTTTGCATTCATAGGCAGTGCCGTGCTGATCACCTATCAGAAATGGAAACTGCAGGTTCCTATTATGGTTGTAGTGCTGGTACATCATGCCGTTTTCGGGTATCTGCAAAACACCGGTCTCACTGAAATTTATTTTACCAGGCTCTCTTATTTCGACCTGCTGACCTTCACGATCCATATTCTGCTCGCAGCAGCGATCTTCTTTATTTGCGGACTATGGTCCTACATGCTGAACAAATTTTATAAAATGCATATTGACCAGACCATGCAGATGGCTGAGCTGCAAAAAGAAGTACAACTTTCACTGGTGCGTAAACAGAATGAAGAAATTCAGAAAAGAGCAAACGACCGCCTTCGCCAAAGTAATGCAGAATTAGAAAAAGCACGTCAGGAAGCCGATAAAGCCAACCAGGCGAAAAGTGTTTTCCTCGCTACGATGAGCCACGAAATACGCACACCGATGAACGGCGTAATCGGAATGGCGGCCCTGCTGCAGGAAACGAAACTGTCGGAAGAACAGCGCATGTTTACTGAAACAATCGCTACCTGCGGAGAAACGCTTATCAACGTGATCAACGATATTCTTGATTTTTCAAAGATCGAATCCGGCAACCTTGAACTTGAAAACGAGGACTTCAACCTGCGGCAAAATATTGAGGACGTACTGGATATTTTTGGAGGAAAAGCCGCCAAACTCGGCCTTGACCTTGTATACCAGATTGATGAACATATTCCAGCGCAGGTAGTCGGTGACCAGCTTCGGCTGCGGCAGATCCTGATCAATCTGATAGGTAATGCGATGAAATTTACCGAACAGGGCGAGGTTTGCGTTTTTGTAACCCAGGAAAAAACAGGCGCCGACGGCAGCCTGCAATTGCGGTTTGATGTGCGCGACACAGGAATAGGCATTTCCAAAGACAAAATGAACCGGCTTTTTAAAGCATTTTCACAAGTCGATTCTTCAACCACCCGCAAATACGGCGGTTCCGGGCTGGGACTCGCTATTTCTGAAAAACTTGTAAAGTTAATGGGGGGCGAAATCATGGTGACCAGCGAAATTGACAAGGGATCCACATTCTCATTTACTTTCAAAACCACGGAGGGCACCAGGGAACTCCCGTCTTACACTGACCACGATATGGACGAGCATCGGGGTAAAAAGGTACTTTTGGTAGATGACAATGCGACCAACCTGGCCATACTGAAACGCCAGATGCAGAACTGGAAACTGGAACCGATGCTTGCAGCCTCCGGCGCTGAGGCACTGGAAATACTATTCAGTAACCAGGAAATCGATCTGGTGATCACCGATATGCAGATGCCGGCCATGGATGGCGTTACGCTGGGAGCAAATATCCGTCGTTATACGCCCGAAACACCTATTATCCTGCTTAGTTCTATTGGGGAAGAATTAAAAGACAAGCACCGGCAGCTATTCTCTTCCGTGCTCTCGAAGCCAATCCGTCAGCACATTCTGAGCACCCACATCATGAATGCGTTGCAGAAAAAATTCCTTCAGAAAACGGAACACGCGACGCAAAACAAGCTTTCAACTGAATTCTCGAAACGCTATCCGCTGGAAATGCTGGTGGCGGAAGACAACAAGATCAATCAGCACGTGATTGTCCGGATCCTGCAAAAGCTGGGCTACGAACCCGACATCGCCAAAGACGGACAGGAAGCTTTGCAAGCATCCAATCACAAAAACTATGATCTCATTCTGATGGATATGCAAATGCCGGTCATGGACGGAATCGAAGCGACGCACCTGATACGCAAAACTCTTGTACATCAGCCAGTTATAGTCGCTCTGACTGCCAATGCACTGGAAGGGACACAGCAGCAATGCCTGGACGCCGGTATGGACGATTACCTCAGCAAGCCAATCAAATTGGAGGAGCTGATGTCTAAAATCAGAAAATGGGCACGTGAGAGTGTGAAAAGCTGACTTGAAATTTTCCCGACATTTTTTTTTCAGAAAAATTTGCGCAACTATAAAGTTGCGCCTATATTTGCAACCATAACATTGCACTTATGCCTAAAGAAATCAGGAGAGACGTATTTCAAGCCATCGCAGACCCTACAAGGAGAGCTATCCTAAGTTTAATCGCATTACAGGCTATGACACCCAATGCATTGGCTGAGCATTTTGATACCAGCAGACAGGCGGTTTCAAAACATATTAAAATATTGACCGAATGCCAGCTCGTAACCCAACAACTTTCTGGCAGGGAAATTTTGTATCATTTTAACGCAAAGCAAATGAAGGAGGTAGATCAGTGGCTGCAACAATTCAAAAAGCTTTGGGAAGATCGTTTTAGTCAGCTAGACCAGGTATTACTTAACTTAAAACCAGACGATTATGAAAAGTAATGTTTTGATGAATTTCAGTATCGACAAGGAAAACAAGAAGATTAAAGTAGAAAGGGAATTTGATGCGCCGGTGGCCAGGGTGTGGCCTGCCTGGACTGAAAAAGAACTGCTTGACCAATGGTGGGCGCCCAAACCCTGGAAAGCCAGGACCAAAACAATGGATTTCAGAGAAGGAGGGCACTGGTTATATGCAATGGTAGGTCCCGAAGGTGAAGAACATTGGGCTCGTGCGGATTACCAAAAAATCTCACCGCTCCGGTCATTTACAGCCAAAGACGCATTTTCCGATGCCGATGGAAATGTAAATGAATCTATGCCGGTCTCAACCTGGGAGAATACATTCAAGGAAGAATCGAGCAAGACACTTGTCTTTGTTGATATCACATTTGATAACGTGTCCGATATGGAACAACAGCTGGAAATGGGCTTCAAAGAAGGTTTCGAAATGGGGCTGTCCAACCTGGATGAGTTACTGGCTGCACAGAAGTAATACCTTCTGTAATGATATTAAAACTGCTTCAAAGCGGCTTTCATGCACTTTGAAGCAGTTTTTCATTTTCCGGAGGCTTTTAATTTTTCAGCGAAATCCTCAGGTAACTTTTGAAAACGCAGGTTAATGACCCGGCCATTTGTCATTTTCATTCCGGTAATGCTGCCTGATTCGTCCCTTACCATATCGATCTGCTGGACCCACCACCAGGGAGCCTGCAGACGATCTTTACTCACAACCCTCAAATCCGCTTCCCCGTGATGAACATGTACCAGTTTGAGTGTATCTCCTTTTAACTTAATGTGGTAAAATGTTTCAAGCTCCGGGCTATAATATCTTCCTACAAACTGTTCGCGGGAAACCGTTTCCGGAGCTCGCGACTCCACGCGGGTAGCGGGGTGATTTCCATTCTGATGCAGCGTAATGCGAGTCACCTGACCTTGTTTTGGCCGGTGAAAAGTAACCGAAGCGTCCACTACTTTCAGAAAAAAGGTTGAATCGGAGGAAGGAAACATTGGAAACCATGGCTGCCCGGTACCCTGGGTTAAATATTTATCGCCCTCTTTTTTAAAAGTCATCACGAAATCGGGCGCTTCCGTCAATGCATAAGAACCGGCATATTGGTTGAATAATGCGGAGTCAAATTTGACCTCTGTTTTTGAAACAACCGCACCCTTATCAGCAGCCTTTTCTTGCTTAATGAACGGAGCAAGATATAGGCTTGCGACCGCAAATGCCTTTTGTGGCGGGTTAAATTCTGCCTGGTTACTCAATACGATAAATCCGTAATCTTCTTTTGGAAAGTAGGATAAATGCGCCCGAAAGCCGGCATCAGCGCCATCGTGGCCATAGTAATCCAGTCCTTTATACTTGCCATGGATTAGTCCCGAAGCATAAGGTAATGTATCGCCCTTTGTTAGCCTGCCCCGTTCCAGCATTTGTTTCATTGTAGCTCTTGTCCCTACCTGTGGCGAACTGAAATTGTTGATCCACAATGCCAGATCATTAACGGTTGTAAATAAGCTGGTCGCACCTACATTTCCGTAGCTCAGTATGCTTTTGCTGAACATCGTCGGCCCGAAAGTGCCGGGGGTACGGTGAAAAGAATAGGCCCGGCCTTTCACGATCTTTTCCTGGTTGTCGTAAAACTGGGTATTCTTCATGCCCAGCTGTTTGAAAACGTTGCGCTCCATCCAATAGTCAAAAGGTTGTTTGGTAACCCGGCTTACAACTTCCGCCAGCAGCGTGTAGCCCGTATTACAATAGGCGTAAGCTGAACCCGGCTCAAAATTCAGGTCTTTCTGGCGGGTGACGAGATTGAAAACATGTTGCCTGGTGATCACATCGTCGAGCTGCCAGCCTGCCATCGCCAGCAAATTCCATTGATCGCGCAAGCCGCTGGTGTGGTGGATGAGGTGTCGGATCGTAATCGTTTTTCCAAAGTCGGGCACTTCCGGGATATGCTTGCGGATATCGTCGTCGAGCGACAACTTTCCTTGCTCTGCAAGGAGTACAATGGCAAAATCAGTAAACTGCTTCGAAACCGAAGCGACATGAAAAATAGTCTCAGGTGTGATCTTTGCGCCCGTTTCGAGATCGGCTTCTCCAAAACCTTTGGCATAGATGAGCTTACCTTTATGAACAACCCCAACGGCCGCGCCCGGCATACCCGGCTTATTCCATTCGGCAAAAACAGAATCTATTTTTGCCGACGGCACGGGACTTTGCGCCAGAACAGAAATCTGGTATATAGACAGAATCAAAGCACAGAGTGGTAAGTGTAATTTCATTGCAGCGAGTAAGTCTTGATTTTGAGCGTATTGGGCTGATAAAGTACGAATTTACCAAACTTGTTCTCTTATGTCCAGTGTTAAATATTAAAAGGTGATTTGGTATAACAATAGCCCGGCAGGCTTTATAAATCAAACCACGGTGACTTCCATGAAAAAAAATTTAATCGTCCTCACATTCCTCTGCCTCCCTTTTCTCTCCGCAGCCCAGGAACAACCGGCCGCAACCGATTTCAATCTCGACTTTGAGAAAAAAACGCCCGGACAAACCCTGCCCGATAAATGGATTCAGTGGGGAACGGGTTATCAGCTTTTTACTGACAGCACGGAGAAGCACAACGGCAAAAACGCAGTGCTGATAAAAGCGCCGTCTCCTATCCCGCCAGGCAAGTTCGGTTGTGTTGCAACCACTATACCGGCAGCTTATTCAGGTAAAGAAATCGAGCTGAGGGGTTATCTGAAATTCAAAGATGTAACGAGCGGCTGGGTAGGATTGGTGATGCAGATCGACGGAAATACCGGCACACTGCAACTGAATAATATGCAAAAAGAAGGCATTCGAGGGACGGCGGACTGGAAAGAATACCACATCAAACTGCCATACCCCCGCAGTGCCGCGAAAATACATGTAGGCGCGCTGACTACCGGGCCAGGTGAACTGTGGGTGGATGATCTGGAATTATTGATTGACGGTAAGCCATTTTACGAAGCACCTGCCAAACAACCGTTTGCGGCTGAGCTCGATAAGGAGTTTGACAAAGGCTCCAATATCGTCATCGATAACTTGACCCCGGCACTCGTTGCGGATTTGTCCGATCTGGGCAAATTATGGGGCTTTCTCAAATATTATCATCCGGCTGTAAAACACGGCAATCATAACTGGGATTACGCGCTTTTCAGGATTTTGCCCCAACTGACAAATGCAAAATCAAAAGTTGCAAAAGAGAAGGCTTTATATCAATGGATCAAAAAACTGGGGCCTGTCCAACCAGGTACTGCACAGCCGGATATAGCAGACGCAAAATTAAAACCTACGCTGGAATGGCTCTCGAATCCTTCGATTGGAAAAGAACTGCGGGCTTTGCTCGATACGATTAAAAATGCACAAAAAACAGACGAAAGCTATTATATCGGACAGTATCCGGGAGTCGGAAACCCTGAATTCAAGAATGAACACCCCTACCCGCAAATGCAGTATTCCGACTCAGGTTACAGGCTGCTTGGCTTGTACCGGTACTGGAATATGATCGAATATTTTTTCCCTTATAAATACCTGATCAAAGAAGACTGGCAGGCAGTTTTGACTGAATTTATACCCAAATTCATCAAGGCAACCGACGAAACTTCTTACAAACTGGCAGCACTCGAACTGATCGGCAAAGTGCAGGACACACATGCTAATGTGTATAATCAACAGGGGGCGCTTAACAGGTATTTTGGGGAGAAATACGCCCCGGCGCAGCTTACTTTTATCGAAAACAAGCCGGTAGTGACGGACTATTACAATGCGGCGCTTGGTGAAAAATCGGGACTAAAAATCGGGGATATTGTTGAAAAGATCAATGGAAAAACGATTGCGCAACTGATTAAGGAAAAACTGCCCTACTCACCGGCGTCCAACTATCCCACCCAGCTCAGAGTACTGGCCTCCAACCTGTTACGAACCAATGACTCTACCATTTCTGTAAGCATCAGGCGGAACGATAAGGTTCAGGATCTTACCGTCCCGGCATTTGGCACAAACCAGGTCAATATCTACGCGAATTACAATAAGACGGACACCTGTTTTAAAATGATCAACCCGGATATTGCCTATTTGTATCCCGGAAAATGGAAAAACGCTTACATGTCAAAACTCACTCCTGAGATCTCCAAAAGCAAAGGTCTTATTATTGATATGAGGTGCTACCCTTCTGATTTCATGGTTTTTAGCTTTGGACCATATCTGCTCCCTGAGGCAAAACCTTTCGTTAAATTCACAATAGGAAGCATTCAATCTCCCGGAATATTCACTTTTACCCCAAACCTGAGCATCGGTAGGTCCAACCCGGAATATTACAAAGGGAAAATCATCCTGATCATCAACGAAAACACCCAAAGTCAGGCGGAATATACTTCAATGACATTCAAAACCGCCCCGAATATCACTGTAATCGGTAGTACCACTGCCGGGGCAGACGGAAACCTTTCGGCCATTGTTCTCCCCGGAAATATCCGCACCGGCATCAGCGGGGTCGGCATTTATTACCCCGACGGAAAAGAGACCCAGCAAGTAGGAATTGTGCCGGATCTGGAAGTAAAACCCACTATTCAAGGCATTACAGCAGGGAAAGACGAATTGCTCGACAAAGCGGTGATGTTGCTTTCTGAGAGTAAATAGCTAATTTGCACATCAACAAAAAAGCACCGGAAGTACGATCCGGTGCTTTTTTGTAAGTCAAACGATCAGTTTGCAGGCGTTACCACATAGGTTTTGCCTGCTTCGGTCTGAAAATCTTTCAGGACACCTACGGGAAGTTTCTCTACTGCCCCTGTTCGGTTTTTTTCGGGATTGATAAAAGAAAACAATGCGTTCGGGTTTGCATTGGAAGCTGTTTTCGCCGCTGCACCTTTTACTATGGTTTCTTCGTTCGTCCTGATCCTGCAATTTCCGCCCAGCGCCGATTTCACAGTCGCGGTTTTTAACTTACCACCTGCCCATTCCATATCTATTTCAAAACCGCCCCTTGCTTTTAAACCGGTAATTTTACCGTCGGGCCAGGCTTTCGGCAATGCGGGCAAAAGATGTATTTCACCGGCGTGACTCTGCACAAGCATTTCGGCAATTCCAGCAGTACCTCCAAAATTTCCATCGATCTGAAACGGAGGGCAGGCGTCGAACATATTGGGGTACAAGCCTCCTTTTCCCTGCAAAGCCGGGTCGTTTTCCTTGACCAGTGTGATCAGGTTGGTAAGCAAAGTATGTGCTTTGTCACCATTGAGCAGGCGCGCGTGGATATTAATCTTCCAGCCCATTGCCCAACCCGTTCCCGAATCGCCGCGGCGCTCCATGGATTTGGCGACGGCCGCATTCAGGGTTGGATTGGTAAACCGGTTGATCTGGTTCGAGGGATGCAAAGCGTACAAATGTGAAATGTGGCGATGCTCTTTTTCCCC
This Dyadobacter sp. UC 10 DNA region includes the following protein-coding sequences:
- a CDS encoding serine hydrolase; its protein translation is MKLHLPLCALILSIYQISVLAQSPVPSAKIDSVFAEWNKPGMPGAAVGVVHKGKLIYAKGFGEADLETGAKITPETIFHVASVSKQFTDFAIVLLAEQGKLSLDDDIRKHIPEVPDFGKTITIRHLIHHTSGLRDQWNLLAMAGWQLDDVITRQHVFNLVTRQKDLNFEPGSAYAYCNTGYTLLAEVVSRVTKQPFDYWMERNVFKQLGMKNTQFYDNQEKIVKGRAYSFHRTPGTFGPTMFSKSILSYGNVGATSLFTTVNDLALWINNFSSPQVGTRATMKQMLERGRLTKGDTLPYASGLIHGKYKGLDYYGHDGADAGFRAHLSYFPKEDYGFIVLSNQAEFNPPQKAFAVASLYLAPFIKQEKAADKGAVVSKTEVKFDSALFNQYAGSYALTEAPDFVMTFKKEGDKYLTQGTGQPWFPMFPSSDSTFFLKVVDASVTFHRPKQGQVTRITLHQNGNHPATRVESRAPETVSREQFVGRYYSPELETFYHIKLKGDTLKLVHVHHGEADLRVVSKDRLQAPWWWVQQIDMVRDESGSITGMKMTNGRVINLRFQKLPEDFAEKLKASGK
- a CDS encoding ArsR/SmtB family transcription factor, which translates into the protein MRRDVFQAIADPTRRAILSLIALQAMTPNALAEHFDTSRQAVSKHIKILTECQLVTQQLSGREILYHFNAKQMKEVDQWLQQFKKLWEDRFSQLDQVLLNLKPDDYEK
- a CDS encoding SRPBCC family protein, whose product is MKSNVLMNFSIDKENKKIKVEREFDAPVARVWPAWTEKELLDQWWAPKPWKARTKTMDFREGGHWLYAMVGPEGEEHWARADYQKISPLRSFTAKDAFSDADGNVNESMPVSTWENTFKEESSKTLVFVDITFDNVSDMEQQLEMGFKEGFEMGLSNLDELLAAQK
- a CDS encoding S41 family peptidase, producing the protein MKKNLIVLTFLCLPFLSAAQEQPAATDFNLDFEKKTPGQTLPDKWIQWGTGYQLFTDSTEKHNGKNAVLIKAPSPIPPGKFGCVATTIPAAYSGKEIELRGYLKFKDVTSGWVGLVMQIDGNTGTLQLNNMQKEGIRGTADWKEYHIKLPYPRSAAKIHVGALTTGPGELWVDDLELLIDGKPFYEAPAKQPFAAELDKEFDKGSNIVIDNLTPALVADLSDLGKLWGFLKYYHPAVKHGNHNWDYALFRILPQLTNAKSKVAKEKALYQWIKKLGPVQPGTAQPDIADAKLKPTLEWLSNPSIGKELRALLDTIKNAQKTDESYYIGQYPGVGNPEFKNEHPYPQMQYSDSGYRLLGLYRYWNMIEYFFPYKYLIKEDWQAVLTEFIPKFIKATDETSYKLAALELIGKVQDTHANVYNQQGALNRYFGEKYAPAQLTFIENKPVVTDYYNAALGEKSGLKIGDIVEKINGKTIAQLIKEKLPYSPASNYPTQLRVLASNLLRTNDSTISVSIRRNDKVQDLTVPAFGTNQVNIYANYNKTDTCFKMINPDIAYLYPGKWKNAYMSKLTPEISKSKGLIIDMRCYPSDFMVFSFGPYLLPEAKPFVKFTIGSIQSPGIFTFTPNLSIGRSNPEYYKGKIILIINENTQSQAEYTSMTFKTAPNITVIGSTTAGADGNLSAIVLPGNIRTGISGVGIYYPDGKETQQVGIVPDLEVKPTIQGITAGKDELLDKAVMLLSESK
- a CDS encoding TlpA family protein disulfide reductase — encoded protein: MIRIALVTAWLSFLLSMVGALFWYHDWVYQLPTPVPRDYVPVATGTKINLDQKLPNHDGKPVLLHFYNPDCPCSRFNKSHFQSLVRSFSGDVRFMVVVLSDKKFTVDDIQDKIGLDIPVSFDQSLATQCGVYSTPQAALIDTDHRLYYRGNYNASRYCTDEQTAFAKIALEGLLQNESLPILDRKALTSYGCTMPVCKN
- a CDS encoding response regulator, whose translation is MILETRDASPNQPVGNFLSGIKERSDHLMNLFLPGYFLIGLILAAFYDTWFIAVGVGGTLLIAYYSIKFALPNSDLYQYVLSTALGIFMAQFIYQMHGLFEMHFFAFIGSAVLITYQKWKLQVPIMVVVLVHHAVFGYLQNTGLTEIYFTRLSYFDLLTFTIHILLAAAIFFICGLWSYMLNKFYKMHIDQTMQMAELQKEVQLSLVRKQNEEIQKRANDRLRQSNAELEKARQEADKANQAKSVFLATMSHEIRTPMNGVIGMAALLQETKLSEEQRMFTETIATCGETLINVINDILDFSKIESGNLELENEDFNLRQNIEDVLDIFGGKAAKLGLDLVYQIDEHIPAQVVGDQLRLRQILINLIGNAMKFTEQGEVCVFVTQEKTGADGSLQLRFDVRDTGIGISKDKMNRLFKAFSQVDSSTTRKYGGSGLGLAISEKLVKLMGGEIMVTSEIDKGSTFSFTFKTTEGTRELPSYTDHDMDEHRGKKVLLVDDNATNLAILKRQMQNWKLEPMLAASGAEALEILFSNQEIDLVITDMQMPAMDGVTLGANIRRYTPETPIILLSSIGEELKDKHRQLFSSVLSKPIRQHILSTHIMNALQKKFLQKTEHATQNKLSTEFSKRYPLEMLVAEDNKINQHVIVRILQKLGYEPDIAKDGQEALQASNHKNYDLILMDMQMPVMDGIEATHLIRKTLVHQPVIVALTANALEGTQQQCLDAGMDDYLSKPIKLEELMSKIRKWARESVKS